A window of Mycobacterium bourgelatii genomic DNA:
GCACTGGGTGATCGTGGACGACAACGTGGGCACACCCGAACAATGGGAAGGTGTGACCGGACAGAAGGGTATGGCCGGAATCACGGTGCTGCGGTTGGCAACCCGGGTTGGCACCGGTGTCGGATTCGCCGACGAGTCGCAACGGTTCGTAGTGCGCGAAGGCAGGCTCACGCATCGCGGCACCTTCTACGCCGTGGCGGACACTCTGGCCGACAGCACCGCCAACCGGTATGCGCGGGCGCTGGCGAGGTGGGCGCCGATGAGTGCTGGGGAGCTCGCCGAAACCGACAGTCAAGCTGGGGAATTGCTGCGGGCATTGGGGATAGCCGATCCGCGAGACCTCGACGTCGACCGGCTCTGGGCCGAGAGCCGAGGTCGGGGCGACTCGAAGTGGGCCATGGTGCCCGTGGGGGTGAAGCAAAGCGGAGAGCTGCAATACGTGATACTGCGCGCCAAAGACTTTGGTGGCTATGGCTTCCACTCGGTGGTAATCGGCACCTCCGGATCAGGTAAGTCGGAATACTTCTTGTCGTTGTGCAGCGGGATCGCGCTGACTCACTCGCCGGAGACGTTCATCGTGATCTTCGTCGACATGAAGTTCGAGTCGGCGGCTCAGGACCTGCAGGGGTTTCCGCACGTCGCGGGCTCGTTGTCGAATCTCGGCAAAGATGACCGCCATCTGGCGGAACGCATGCGCAAGGCCATCAACGGCGAGATCGCGAGACGTTACCGGCTTTTCAAGGATGCTGGCGCCCGCGACGCGAATGAGTATGAGGAGATGCGACTCGCCGGACGGGATCTAGAGCCAGTTCCGATTCTGCTGGTGATCATCGACGAGTACCTCGAGCTGTTCATACACCATCCCGAGTGGATCGATCTGGTCATCCACATCGGACAGGAAGGCCGCGGCTGCAACGTGTTCTTCACGCTCGGCGGACAGCGACTAGATTTGTCGTCACTGAGCAAGGCCAAGAGCAACATCGCATTCCGGGTGGCCCTGCGCGCGGAAACCGCCGAAGACTCTCGCGATGTGATTGGTAGCGACGCTGCTCTTCACCTGCCGTCGAAGGAGAACGGTTACGCGCTGCTCAAGGTGGGCCCGCGCGACCTCGAACAGTTCCGGTGCTTCTACGTATCGGCCCCATTTGTGGTGCCGAAGCCGGTGACCAACGTGAGCACGCCGATTTCCGTGAACTTCTCCCAACCACGTTCCTATACCTGGGAATACCAACCGCTTAGTGATGCCGACAGTGCAGCGTTGGCGACGGCCGAGCAGCCCGAGGAACCCGACGAATTCCTTTTCCATTCCGACGGGTTCCGCAAGATGAAACTCGTGGACGTGATCCGAGAGTCACTGGTATCGCATCCCGTGCGGCCACCGCACCAGATCTGGTTGCCGCCTTTGGAAGTCAGCGAACCGATCGATGCATTGGTAGCGCGCTGGAGAGGCAAGCCGTGGAACGCCGACTACGGCGACAACCACGGCCTGGTGTTTCCGTTGGGGATTGTGGACATTCCCGAGGAGCACGCCCAGCGTGTGCATGCCGTCGATGCCGAGATGGACAACATCATGGTGGTCGCGACGGCGCAACGCGGAAAGTCCACCACCCTAATGACGTTGATGACGTCTGCGGCGTTGATGTATCGGCCCGAACGAGTAACATTCTTCTGCATCGGCGCCTCGCTGCATGCCGTCGAAGAACTGCCGCATGTGGCATCGGTGGTCAGCCAGACCGATGCCGAAGGGGTGTCGCGCACCATCGCTTCGATCGAGGGGCTCGTCCTGGCCCGCGAAGCGTCGTTCAAGAAGTACCAAATCGACATTGCCGAGTTTCGGGAAAGACGGTTCGGCACCGCCCTCGACAGTGCCGGTAGCACCGATCCCGACGACAAGTTCGGCGATGTTTTCCTCGTCATCGACAACTTTGCCGACTTCTACGACAAGAACGCCGCCATGGGCGACCGCGCGATCGCCATCGCCCGCCAGGGGCTGTCGTACGGCGTCCACGTCATGACCAGCGCCACGGCATGGTTGGTCGGCCAGAAGCAGCAACTGGTGAATGTGTCCAACGCGCGAATTCAGTTGCGGCTCAGCAATCCAGACGAAACCCAGATGGGCCAGGGCTTCGAGCGGAAGAAGGCCGCACGCAACACGTTGGATCGGCCCGGCTTCGGTTTGACCCGGGACGGCCACGAACTGCTGGTCGGGGTACCCGAGATCGTCGGGCCCGATGGCGAACGTGTGGCGACCCGCGATATCGGTGCGTTAGTTGCCGGGTTGACCGGCGCCGGCCGCGTCGAGAGACTGGCTCGGTTGCCCGGCCGAGTCTCGCTCGACGAAGTGGCCGCAGCTTTTGCGACGAACCCGGCCTCGGTAGACCCGTTGAACATCCCGTTCGCGATTGGCGAAACCGCTTTGCGCCCAGTCGCATTGCCCACCAGAGTCGTGCCGAACCTGCTGATTGTTGGTCGGCAATCATGCGGCAAGACAACGGCTTTGGCCGCTCTTGGCAAGACGATCGTCGAACGCCTGACGCCAGAGCAGGCCCAAATCACCATCATCGACCCCAAGACGTCGCTCATCGGCAGGGTCCAGGGCGACCATGTGCGGGCATACGCCTATACCGCCGATGACATCGACACCGTGATCGCAGAACTCGCGCAGGTCCTGCGCGATCGCCTGCCGCCGTCAGGCTTAAGTCAACAACAGCTGCTCACCCGAGGCGACTGGGAGGGACCGCACCATTTCATCCTGATCGACGATGAGCAGGAACTTCGGCCGCACGGTGTGGTGGGTAAGGGCGCTGCGACCGCCCCGCTGTGGGGGTTGATCGAACGTGGCCGCGAGATTGGCCTGCACGTGTTCGCTTCTCGGTTGCCTGGGAACTGGGCGGGCGTTTCGGTGACCAACCCGTTCTTGCAGAGGATGACGGGTTCGCGGGCGCCGACCTTGTTCATGGACAACGATCCGGCGGCGGTGAAGGTGTTCGGAAGGACTAGCGCGCAACAATTCCCGCCGGGACGTGGCCTCCTCGTCACGACCGACGGCGTGATGGAGGGAGTGCTGGTCGGAGAGCCACAAACCTGAATCGACAGGTGGCGTGCCCGGTTCTAGACTCAGACGCCTTCGCCCTCGGGCAGCGGAGCAAATCAGTTGGGAGGCAATGAATATGAGTGGCGTGTTCGGCATGGTTCCGGGTGCCGTCGATTTGTCCGCAGCCGTGGAGGCCGGGATCAGCGAGGAGATGGCGGCGACCACCGCCGCCGGGGCTGCTGCGCTCACCGGCGTTGTGCCGATGGCGACGGATGTCGACTCGATTGAGTTCGCAGCGGCCTTGAACGCCGCGGGAGCCGCATACATCGCAACGGCCGGCGAGCACATCGGCCAACGCGTGGCCTTCTCGGGTGCGCAAGGCTTGGCGTCGGCGGCCAATGTAGCCGCGGAGGCGGTCCGCGCAGCGGCTACCGCGCTGTAGGAGCGGTTCTGACATGCCCGATCCCAGGTGGACAGGTCCCCCCGAGGTTGTCGCGGCGATATTTGAGGCGGGTTCTCCGGCCTCGGTGATCGCCAACAACGTCGTATGGGTCACCGAGACCGCCAACGAAGAGCTCGCGGAGGGGCTGTCCGAAGTCAACGCCTTGGCGACAGCTGCGCAGTGGCAAGGCGTCGGCGCAGTCTGCTCCATGCTGACCGCGACCGGACTCAACGCCGGGTTGCAGACGCTGGTCGGTTGGACCGCCGAGAAAATTAGCGTCACCCAGGCCGCGGTCGAAGCCTTCGCGCTGGCGCGGTCCTCGGTGATTCCGTCAGTGATCTCGCAGACCAACCGCGACGAGTGGGCGGTACTGAATGGCACCAACTTCTTCGGCCAAAACACCCCGGCGATAGTTGAGCGCGATACGGAGTATTTCGGCGAGCACTGGCCGCACAACTCGAGTGTGGGTTGGACCTACTCAGCCGCGCTGAGCGCGTTGACCGCGGCACTGGCCGTTCCCCCGCCGCC
This region includes:
- the eccCa gene encoding type VII secretion protein EccCa, whose translation is MSKRGFIRSTRAPVPSVAPVRVAVGAPLALPEREPRNILLMIALPALLIGIVGTLVVMYASGVRSLQSGVFPMMGLVGFGALMFGGRFGRGRRITWGEQEKLRRSYLRQLDDDREEVQRAGQNQRRAQLFVHCDPQKLETVIGSPRMWERRPNDTDFLDVRLGIGVQQASESAVTLQWPDVPIGEELEPVTGGALRDFILEQSKIRGIGKVLSLRSKPGFSVIADDPNELHSLARSILCSLAVYHSPDDLKIMVVTRHPELWSWLVWLPHNQHDEMFDACGLRRLVFASPTELEESLDAELHRKGRGPWAPPVGSSPTSMPSPIEAGMSLGPHWVIVDDNVGTPEQWEGVTGQKGMAGITVLRLATRVGTGVGFADESQRFVVREGRLTHRGTFYAVADTLADSTANRYARALARWAPMSAGELAETDSQAGELLRALGIADPRDLDVDRLWAESRGRGDSKWAMVPVGVKQSGELQYVILRAKDFGGYGFHSVVIGTSGSGKSEYFLSLCSGIALTHSPETFIVIFVDMKFESAAQDLQGFPHVAGSLSNLGKDDRHLAERMRKAINGEIARRYRLFKDAGARDANEYEEMRLAGRDLEPVPILLVIIDEYLELFIHHPEWIDLVIHIGQEGRGCNVFFTLGGQRLDLSSLSKAKSNIAFRVALRAETAEDSRDVIGSDAALHLPSKENGYALLKVGPRDLEQFRCFYVSAPFVVPKPVTNVSTPISVNFSQPRSYTWEYQPLSDADSAALATAEQPEEPDEFLFHSDGFRKMKLVDVIRESLVSHPVRPPHQIWLPPLEVSEPIDALVARWRGKPWNADYGDNHGLVFPLGIVDIPEEHAQRVHAVDAEMDNIMVVATAQRGKSTTLMTLMTSAALMYRPERVTFFCIGASLHAVEELPHVASVVSQTDAEGVSRTIASIEGLVLAREASFKKYQIDIAEFRERRFGTALDSAGSTDPDDKFGDVFLVIDNFADFYDKNAAMGDRAIAIARQGLSYGVHVMTSATAWLVGQKQQLVNVSNARIQLRLSNPDETQMGQGFERKKAARNTLDRPGFGLTRDGHELLVGVPEIVGPDGERVATRDIGALVAGLTGAGRVERLARLPGRVSLDEVAAAFATNPASVDPLNIPFAIGETALRPVALPTRVVPNLLIVGRQSCGKTTALAALGKTIVERLTPEQAQITIIDPKTSLIGRVQGDHVRAYAYTADDIDTVIAELAQVLRDRLPPSGLSQQQLLTRGDWEGPHHFILIDDEQELRPHGVVGKGAATAPLWGLIERGREIGLHVFASRLPGNWAGVSVTNPFLQRMTGSRAPTLFMDNDPAAVKVFGRTSAQQFPPGRGLLVTTDGVMEGVLVGEPQT
- a CDS encoding PE domain-containing protein — encoded protein: MSGVFGMVPGAVDLSAAVEAGISEEMAATTAAGAAALTGVVPMATDVDSIEFAAALNAAGAAYIATAGEHIGQRVAFSGAQGLASAANVAAEAVRAAATAL